One window of Lacerta agilis isolate rLacAgi1 chromosome 14, rLacAgi1.pri, whole genome shotgun sequence genomic DNA carries:
- the LOC117058380 gene encoding butyrophilin subfamily 2 member A2-like produces the protein MCSSSTIVCILIFLQISHVLTAGQFAIIPPPNSIVGFLGEEVILPCQLTTSSVPESTNIQVQWILHKSSEKIDVKSYYGRNKPETQDDRYRGRAELSWNDLNKGNMSLILKKTYLSDQGNYTCIIILGDWYDEVMVELILAAKGTEPTIALVDYKGSGIGLTCSSNVWYPKPKALWLDSEGKVRSKQSDTTITETAAGNFSVSSSITIESRVDHEVSCKIINELLGMESESRILISDAFYPATSPWLAPFLIILLIFICLLVGAGYKVKGKYLICHFHNLI, from the exons ATGTGTTCCTCATCAACGATTGTCTGCATCTTGATCTTTCTGCAGATCTCCCATGTGCTAACTGCAG GTCAATTTGCAATCATTCCACCCCCAAACTCCATAGTTGGTTTCCTTGGAGAAGAAGTGATCCTGCCATGTCAACTAACAACTTCAAGCGTACCAGAAAGCACCAACATCCAGGTCCAGTGGATCTTGCATAAATCCTCAGAAAAAATTGACGTGAAATCCTACTATGGTCGAAACAAGCCAGAAACACAGGATGACAGATACCGAGGTCGAGCTGAGCTTTCCTGGAATGATCTTAATAAAGGGAACATGTCTCTGATTCTGAAGAAAACCTATCTGTCTGACCAAGGAAATTACACCTGTATAATCATCCTTGGAGACTGGTATGATGAGGTCATGGTTGAGTTGATTTTGGCAG CAAAAGGAACAGAGCCCACAATTGCTTTGGTGGATTATAAAGGCTCGGGGATTGGTCTCACCTGCAGCTCCAATGTTTGGTACCCAAAGCCCAAGGCTCTCTGGCTGGACAGTGAGGGGAAAGTCCGAAGTAAACAGTCAGACACTACAATCACAGAGACCGCGGCAGGGAACTTCAGTGTTTCCAGTTCCATTACAATAGAATCAAGAGTTGACCATGAAGTCTCTTGCAAAATCATCAACGAACTGCTAGGGATGGAGAGTGAATCAAGAATCCTGATCTCTG ATGCCTTTTATCCTGCTACTTCCCCTTGGCTAGCACCCTTCCTAATCATTCTGTTGATTTTCATATGCCTTCTTGTTGGTGCTGGGTACAAAGTCAAAGGTAAGTATTTAATCTGTCATTTTCATAATCTCATTTAA